A genomic segment from Takifugu rubripes chromosome 20, fTakRub1.2, whole genome shotgun sequence encodes:
- the dock7 gene encoding dedicator of cytokinesis protein 7 isoform X7: MAERRAFAQKISRTVAAEVRKQIAGQYGGSPQLFKNLNVGTATSNTVPLTESVEPVDFEEYLITHPPIVESGPLRDLIEFPQDDIEVIYSPRECRTVAQGVPEEGDTDAHVRDCVRSYTEDWALVNRRYHKLGTGFNPNTLDKQKERQKGLPKQVFEADEMPETSTYQDDQDDLKRRSMSIDDTPRGSWACSIFDLKNSLPDVLLPHLLDRAPNEEIDRHNEDQRKCHRNRELFALYPALDEEEPIERHCVPEVPKEHFGQRLLVKCLSLKFEIEIEPIFASLALYDVKEKKKISENFFFDLNSEQTKAMLRPHVQTAAISTLARSAIFSITYPSQDVFLVIKLEKVLQQGDIGECAEPYMVMKESDATKNKEKLEKLRSQSEQFCQRLGRYRMPFAWTAIHLMNIVNSAGSLERDTELEMSLSERKGSWSERRNSSIMGRRSLERTTSGDESCSLTGFRPATLTITNFFKQEGDRLSDEDLYKFLADMRRPSSVLRRLRPITAQLKLDISPAPENPHYCLTPDLLQVKPYPDSRVRPTREILEFPARDVYVPNTTYRNLLYVYPQSLNFANRQGSARNITVKVQFMNGEDPNNALPVIFGKSSCGDFAREAYTSVVYHNRSPDFHDEVKIKLPASLSDHHHILFTFYHVSCQQKQNTPLETPVGYTWIPMLQSGRLRTGHFCLPVSLEKPPQSYSVLSPDVPLPGMKWVDNHRGVFNVEVVTVSAIHTQDQYLDKFFALVHALDEHMFPVRIGDMRIMENNLEAELKSSIAALNSAQLEPVVRFLHLLLDKLVLLVVRPPVIAGQIVNLGQASFEVMATIANRLYKYLDASQDMHGRNGLLSSYIHYVFRLPSTDPNSHSPDTNSSLQGPGGLGGSVHYATMARSAVRPASLNLNRSRSLSNSNPDISGTPTSPDDEVRSIIGSKGLDRSNSWVHTMGCKSAPWGSSPGSAPETMQAMERCGNRMSSHTESASFLQTLTGRLPTKKLFHEELALQWVVSSGSIREGALQQAWFFFELMVKSIIHHLYFTDRLESPRKNRFPERFMDDITALVSTIAGDIVSRFQKDLELVERLNTSLAFFLNDLLSVMDRGFVFTLIRAYWKQVSTKLYALQNPTLESLRLDFLRIICSHEHYVTLNLPCCLLTPPASPSPSVSSATSQSSGFSTHVQDQKIANMFELSAPFREQHFLAGLVLSELSVILDPENEGMFGLHKKVVSVVHNLLSSHDSDPRYADPEVKARVAMLYLPLIGIVMETLPQLYDFSESHNQWGRPGCPQGAAVGCSGEDAEGEANSLISQTVAMAIAGTATASPISRPSSFLLNSQASRQHGSFTAESSRSLLICLLWVLKNADEMVLQKWFTDLSVSQLNRLLDLLFLCVSCFEYKAHVVFTMQGKKAFERMNSLTFKKSKDMKAKLEEAILGSIGARQEMVRRSRGQLERSPSGSAFGSQENLRWRKDMTHWRQNNEKMDKGHRSVRTRAELEHEALIDGNLATEANLIILDTLEIVVQTVSVTESKESVLGGVLKVLLHSMACNQSALYLQHCFATQRALVSKFPELLFEEETEQCADLCLRLLRSCSSSISIIRAHASASLYLLMRQNFEIGNNFARVKMQVTMSLSSLVGTSQNFNEEFLRRSLKTILTYAEEDLELRETTFPDQVQDLVFNLHMILSDTVKMKEHQEDPEMLIDLMYRIAKGYQTSPDLRLTWLQNMAGKHSERNNHAEAAQCLVHSAALVAEYLSMLEDRKYLPVGCVTFQHISSNVLEESAVSDDVVSPDEEGICSGKYFTEIGLVGLLEQAAASFSMAGMYEAVNEVYKVLIPIHEANRDAKKLATIHGKLQEAFSKIVHQSTGWERMFGTYFRVGFYGSKFGDLDEQEFVYKEPAITKLAEISHRLEGFYGERFGEDQVEVIKDSNPVDKCKLDPNKAFVQITYVEPYFDTYEMKDRITYFDKNYNLRRFVYCTPFTLDGRAHGDLHEQYKRKTILTTSHAFPYIKTRINIIHKEEIISTPIEVAIEDMQKKTQELAFATHQDPADAKMLQMVLQGSVGTTVNQGPLEVAQVFLSEIPSDPKLYRHHNKLRLCFKDFTKRCEDALRKNKSLIGPDQKEYQRELERNYHRLKEALQPLINRKIPQLYKPVLQVNSHSKRTA; this comes from the exons ATGGCTGAACGCCGCGCCTTCGCCCAGAAAATCAGCAG GACTGTGGCAGCAGAGGTTAGGAAGCAGATAGCTGGCCAATATGGTGGTTCACCACAACTCTTCAAAAACCTCAATGTGGGGACCGCAACAAGCAATACA GTTCCTCTAACAGAATCAGTTGAGCCAGTGGATTTTGAAGAGTATCTCATCACTCACCCACCCATTGTGGAATCAGGCCCCCTGAGAGATCTGATTGAATTTCCCCAAGATGATATTGAGGTCATCTACTCACCCAGGGAGTGTCGCACAGTAGCACAAGGTGTTCCAGAGGAAGG CGATACTGATGCTCATGTCAGAGACTGCGTCCGGTCCTACACAGAAGACTGGGCTCTTGTCAACAGAAG GTACCACAAACTGGGTACGGGCTTTAATCCCAACACCTTGGACAAGCAGAAAGAGCGTCAGAAAGGTCTGCCTAAACAAGTGTTTGAGGCTGATGAAATGCCAGAAACTAGCACCTACCAGGATGACCAG GACGATCTAAAGCGGAGGTCCATGTCCATCGATGACACCCCTCGTGGCAGCTGGGCCTGCAGCATCTTTGACTTGAAGAATTCCCTCCCTGACGTGCTCCTCCCGCACCTCCTTGACCGCGCTCCAAACGAGGAGATAGACCGGCACAACGAGGACCAGCGCAAGTGCCACCGCAACCGTGAACTTTTCGCTTTGTACCCGGCCCTCGATGAG GAGGAACCCATTGAACGCCACTGTGTGCCTGAAGTGCCCAAAGAACACTTTGGCCAGAGGCTACTTGTCAAGTGCTTATCCTTGAA GTTTGAGATTGAAATTGAACCCATATTTGCAAGTTTGGCCTTATATGAtgtaaaggaaaagaagaag atTTCAGAAAACTTTTTCTTCGACCTTAACTCTGAGCAAACGAAAGCGATGCTGCGACCGCATGTGCAGACTGCAGCCATCTCCACACTGGCACGGTCTGCAATATTCTCCATCACCTATCCCTCCCAGGACGTCTTCCTTGTCATTAAG TTGGAAAAAGTACTGCAGCAAGGTGATATTGGAGAATGTGCTGAGCCCTATATGGTGATGAAAGAGTCAGATGCTACAAAG aacaaagaaaagctggagAAGCTTCGCAGCCAGTCGGAGCAGTTCTGCCAACGTCTCGGCCGGTACCGAATGCCATTTGCCTGGACCGCCATCCACTTGATGAACATTGTAAACAGTGCTGGTAGTCTGGAGAGAGATACTGAGCTGGAGATGAGCCTGTCAG AAAGAAAAGGCTCATGGTCAGAGCGGAGGAACTCAAGCATCATGGGAAGGCGTTCTCTGGAGAGGACCACCAGTGGAGATGAATCCTGCAGTCTGACGGGCTTTAGACCTGCAACACTTACCATTACCAATTTCTTCAAACAG gAGGGAGACAGATTGAGTGATGAAGACTTGTACAAATTCCTAGCTGATATGAGAAGGCCTTCCTCAGTGCTGAGGAGACTCAGACCAATAACAG CTCAGTTGAAGTTGGACATTTCTCCAGCTCCAGAGAACCCCCATTATTgcttgacccctgacctcctCCAGGTTAAGCCGTACCCAGACAGCAGGGTGCGTCCCACTAGGGAGATCTTGGAGTTCCCCGCCAGAGATGTCTATGTGCCAAATACCACATACAG GAATCTTCTGTACGTGTACCCGCAGAGTCTAAACTTCGCCAATCGCCAAGGATCTGCCCGCAACATCACAGTCAAAGTGCAATTTATGAACGGAGAGGACCCAAACAACGCACTGCCGGTAATATTTGGGAAGTCCAGCTGTGGAGATTTTGCCAGGGAAGCCTACACTTCTGTGGTCTATCATAACCG ATCCCCAGATTTTCACGATGAGGTCAAGATTAAACTTCCCGCCTCACTGTCGGATCACCACCACATTCTCTTcactttttatcacgtcagctGCCAGCAAAAGCAGAATACGCCGTTGGAGACCCCTGTGGGATACACG TGGATCCCCATGCTGCAGAGCGGGCGCCTGAGAACAGGACACTTCTGCTTGCCTGTATCTCTGGAAAAACCCCCACAATCATATTCTGTGCTCTCACCTGAT GTTCCTCTCCCGGGAATGAAGTGGGTGGACAACCATCGAGGGGTATTTAATGTGGAAGTGGTCACTGTTTCAGCCATTCACACTCAG GACCAGTACCTTGATAAGTTCTTTGCCTTGGTACACGCCCTGGACGAGCACATGTTCCCGGTCAGGATAGGAGACATGCGGATCATGGAAAACAACCTGGAGGCTGAGCTCAAATCCAGCATTGCAGCACTCAACTCTGCTCAGCTGGAGCCCGTGGTCCGATTTCTTCACCTTCTACTCGACAAGCTGGTGTTGCTGGTCGTGCGTCCGCCGGTCATCGCCGGGCAAATAG TGAACCTGGGCCAGGCGTCGTTCGAGGTCATGGCAACCATTGCAAACCGTCTCTATAAATACCTGGACGCCAGCCAGGACATGCATGGCCGAAATGGCTTACTGTCCTCGTATATCCACTATGTGTTCCGCTTGCCCAGCACTGACCCCAACTCACACTCTCCAG ACACCAACTCATCTTTACAAG GTCCAGGAGGGTTGGGAGGTTCGGTTCATTATGCAACCATGGCCCGCTCAGCTGTTCGTCCAGCCAGCCTCAATCTGAACCGTTCCCGCAGCCTCAGCAACAGCAACCCGGACATCTCCGGAACACCCACGTCACCAGATGACGAGGTCCGCTCCATCATTGGCAGCAAG GGCTTAGACCGCTCCAACTCGTGGGTGCACACCATGGGCTGTAAGAGTGCCCCCTGGGGATCCAGCCCTGGGTCCGCTCCAGAAACCATGCAG GCCATGGAGCGCTGTGGCAATCGCATGTCTTCGCACACTGAGAGCGCCAGTTTCTTGCAAACATTAACAGGACGGTTGCCCACAAAAAAG CTGTTCCACGAAGAGCTGGCCCTGCAGTGGGTGGTGAGCAGTGGGAGCATCCGAGAAGGTGCCCTGCAGCAGGCCTGGTTTTTCTTTGAACTGATG GTGAAGAGCATTATTCACCACCTGTACTTCACTGATCGCTTGGAGTCACCCAGGAAGAACCGTTTCCCCGAACGCTTcatggatgacatcacagcccTGGTCAGCACCATTGCAGGTGACATCGTATCTCGTTTCCAGAAG GACCTGGAGCTGGTGGAGAGACTAAACACAAGCCTGGCGTTCTTCCTCAACGATTTGTTGTCGGTCATGGACAGAGGCTTCGTCTTCACCCTAATCAGAGCGTACTGGAAACAG GTGTCGACAAAGCTTTATGCTCTGCAGAACCCAACCTTGGAGTCTctgaggctggactttctgcgcATCATTTGTAGCCATGAACATTATGTTACACTCAACCTGCCTTGCTGTCTGCTCACCCCACCCGCCTCACCTTCACCCTCTGTGTCTTCAGCAACCTCACAG aGTTCTGGTTTCTCCACACATGTCCAGGACCAAAAGATAGCCAATATGTTTGAGCTGTCTGCCCCCTTCAGGGAACAGCACTTTCTGGCTGGACTGGTGCTGTCTGAACTGTCTGTAATATTGGACCCTGAAAATGAAGG GATGTTTGGCCTCCATAAAAAAGTGGTCAGCGTCGTTCACAACCTCCTGTCCAGCCATGACTCTGACCCACGCTATGCTGACCCTGAGGTGAAGGCCAGGGTCGCCATGCTTTACCTGCCCCTCATTGGCATCGTCATGGAAACGCTACCACAACTCTATGACTTTTCAG AGTCCCATAACCAGTGGGGGCGGCCAGGCTGTCCGCAGGGTGCAGCAGTGGGCTGCAGTGGTGAAGACGCTGAAGGTGAGGCTAACAGCCTAATCAGCcagactgttgccatggcaatagCGGGAACCGCCACCGCTTCCCCTATATCTCGACCGAGTAGCTTCTTGCTGAACTCGCAG GCGAGTCGTCAACACGGTAGCTTCACGGCCGAGTCAAGTCGCAGTCTTCTCATCTGTCTGCTGTGGGTACTGAAGAATGCTGATGAGATGGTGTTACAGAAATGGTTCACAGATTTGTCTGTGTCACAGTTGAACCGCCTGCTggatctcctcttcctctgtgtctcttGCTTTGAGTACAAG GCCCATGTTGTGTTCACCATGCAGGGAAAGAAGGCGTTCGAAAGAATGAACAGCTTAACTTTTAAGAAGTCCAAAGACATGAAGGccaagctggaggaggccaTACTGGGCAGCATCGGGGCCAGACAGGAGATGGTGCGACGCAGCAGAGGGCAGCTAG AACGGAGTCCATCTGGCAGTGCCTTCGGCAGTCAGGAGAATCTACGCTGGAGAAAGGACATGACCCACTGGAggcaaaataatgaaaagatGGACAA GGGTCACAGATCAGTCAG gaccagagcagagctggaacatGAAGCCCTCATCGATGGAAATCTTGCAACTGAGGCCAACCTGATTATCCTGGACACCTTAGAGATTGTTGTGCAG ACGGTGTCTGTGACGGAGTCGAAGGAGAGCGTCCTCGGTGGCGTCCTGAAGGTGCTGCTCCACAGCATGGCCTGCAACCAGAGCGCCCTCTACCTCCAGCACTGCTTTGCCACCCAGAGGGCACTGGTATCGAAG TTTcctgagctgctgtttgaggaggAGACCGAGCAGTGTGCTGACCTGTGCCTGAGGCTgttgaggagctgcagcagcagcatcagcatcatcagagCCCACGCCAGCGCGTCGCTCTACCTGCTCATGAGGCAAAACTTTGAGATCGGCAAC AACTTTGCAAGAGTGAAGATGCAGGTGACCATGTCGCTTTCATCCCTGGTGGGGACGTCTCAAAATTTTAACGAGGAGTTCTTACGTCGCTCCCTGAAGACCATCCTCACCTACGCAGAAGAAGACTTGGAGCTGAGAGAGACCACATTCCCAGACCAG GTTCAGGACCTGGTCTTTAATCTACACATGATCCTGTCTGACACCGTCAAGATGAAGGAGCACCAGGAAGACCCCGAAATGCTAATAGATCTGATGTACAG GATTGCTAAGGGTTACCAGACGTCACCTGACCTGCGCCTGACGTGGCTCCAGAACATGGCTGGTAAACACTCGGAGAGGAACAACCACGCCGAGGCGGCTCAGTGTCTGGTTCACAGCGCCGCTCTGGTTGCAGAATACCTGAGCATGCTCGAGGACCGCAAGTATCTGCCCGTGGGCTGCGTCACCttccag catatTTCCTCCAACGTGCTGGAGGAATCCGCCGTCTCTGATGATGTGGTGTCACCAGACGAGGAGGGCATATGCTCAGGGAAATACTTCACGGAGATCGGCCTTGTGGGCCTCCTGGAGCAGGCGGCTGCTTCCTTCTCTATG GCGGGCATGTACGAGGCCGTAAATGAAGTGTACAAGGTCCTCATCCCTATCCACGAAGCCAACAGGGACGCCAAGAAGCTAGCCACCATTCATGGTAAACTACAGGAAGCATTCAGCAAAATCGTACATCAG AGTACTGGCTGGGAG AGGATGTTTGGTACGTACTTTAGAGTCGGCTTTTACGGCTCAAAATTTGGCGACCTGGACGAGCAGGAGTTTGTGTACAAGGAGCCGGCCATCACCAAGCTGGCAGAGATCTCtcacaggctggag GGTTTTTATGGGGAGCGCTTTGGAGAGGACCAGGTGGAGGTCATCAAGGACTCAAACCCAGTGGACAAGTGCAAGCTGGACCCAAACAAG GCCTTCGTCCAGATCACGTACGTGGAGCCGTACTTCGACACCTACGAAATGAAGGACCGCATCACTTACTTCGACAAGAACTACAACCTCCGGCGCTTCGTCTACTGCACCCCCTTCACGCTGGACGGGCGGGCGCACGGGGACCTGCACGAGCAGTACAAGCGCAAGACCATCCTCACCACGTCCCACGCCTTCCCGTACATCAAGACGCGCATCAACATCATCCACAAGGAGGAG attatCTCCACGCCCATCGAGGTGGCCATAGAGGACATGCAGAAGAAGACTCAGGAGCTGGCCTTCGCCACGCACCAGGACCCGGCCGACGccaagatgctgcagatggtccTGCAGGGATCGGTGGGAACCACCGTCAACCag GGTCCTTTGGAAGTGGCTCAGGTCTTCCTGTCGGAGATTCCCAGCGATCCGAAGCTGTACAGGCACCACAACAAGCTACGGCTCTGCTTCAAAGACTTCACCAAAAG GTGTGAGGACGCCCTGCGTAAGAACAAGAGCCTGATCGGGCCGGACCAGAAGGAGtaccagagggagctggagaggaacTACCACCGCCTGAAGGAGGCGCTGCAGCCCCTCATCAACAGGAAGATCCCTCAGCTTTATAAACCTGTGCTGCAGGTCAACTCGCACAG CAAACGGACAGCTTGA